The genome window CGAGGCCATGCGAGCACCGTCCTCCTGGGTGGCATCCGTACTCTGGTGGAGTGCCGGACCAAGCTCGGAACAAGCCCCGTGACGCCGCTGTCAAGAAGGCTGCCAAGGCCCGGTCGGGGGAGACCCGGCTGGGACTCGTCCGGCGTGCCCGCCGGATGCTCCGCGCGTTGGCCGAAGCCTATCCCGACGCCCACTGCGAGCTGGACTTCAACACCCCGCTGGAGCTGGCGGTGGCCACGATCCTGTCCGCCCAGTGCACCGACAAGCGGGTCAACGAGGTCACTCCGGCCCTGTTCAAGCGCTATCCGGCGGCCGAGTCCTACGCCGGCGCGGACCGCGCCGAGCTGGAGGAGATGATCCGCTCGACCGGCTTCTACCGGAACAAGGCCGCCTCGCTGATGGGGCTGGGCGCCCAGCTCGTGGAGCGCCACGGCGGCGAGGTTCCGGCCCGCCTCGACGAGCTGGTCAAGCTGCCCGGCATCGGCCGCAAGACGGCCAACGTCATCCTCGGCAACGCCTTCGACGTGCCCGGCATCACGGTCGACACCCACTTCGGCAGGCTGGTCCGGCGCTGGCGGTGGACGGCCGAGGAGGACCCGGTCAAGGTCGAACACGCGATCGGCGAGCTCATTCCGCGCAAGGAATGGACCATGCTGTCGCACTACGTGATCTTCCACGGGCGCCGCGTCTGCCACGCCCGCAAGCCCGCCTGCGGGGCCTGCCTGCTGGCCGCCGACTGCCCCTCCTACGGCGACGGCCCGACCGACCACCTCGAGGCCGCGAAGCTGGTCCGCGGGCACGAGGCCCCCCACCTGCTCGCGCTGGCCGGGATCGTCGACGAGATCCCGGACAGGACCGTCGAGAAGGTGGCCGAGACGGAGCCGCACGCGTGAGCGGTCGGCTGCGGGAGTACCGGAACGAGATCCGCTGGACCGTCGTGGTCGTGGTGCTCGCGGTGCTCGGCATCGTCGCGCTGTGGCCGCGCGGCGCGGAGCAGCCCGCCGAGCCAGGCGGAGCGCCCGCGCCGGCGCAGGTCGCGGCGCAGCGCGGCGCCGACCCCGCGCTGCGGGCGTCAGCGGCCCTGGAGCCCTGCCCGTCGGGCCCGCCGACGGGTCCCTCCGGCGCGACCGGCACCTGCCTCGCCGACGGCACGCCCGCCGACCTCGCCGCCATGGTCGGAGGGCGCACGACGCTGGTGAACGTCTGGGCGACGTGGTGCCAGCCGTGCCGGACCGAGCTGCCCGCGCTCCAGGAGTACTCGCGCCAGCCCGGCGCCGTGCCGGTCGTGGGAGTGCAGGTGCAGAGCGACGAGGACGACGGCCTCGCCCTGCTGCGAGAGCTCGGTGTGCGCTATCCGAACGTGCACGATCCCGACAACCGCGTCCGGGCGGCGCTCAACGTGCCCGCCGTGCTTCCCATGAGCTACGTCGTGACCGCGTCCGGCGAGGTCCGCCGGGTGGACCCGCCGGTCGCGTTCGAGTCGGCCGACGAGGTGCGCGCCGCGGTCCAGCGCACCGCGGGAGGTGCCGGATGACCGGACCGGGAGTCGGGCCCCTGGTGGACCCCGACGACGTGCCCGAGTGGCTGCGGGCGCTGGTCAAGCGCACCGCCGACCTCGACGGCGGGCGCCTCGGCTGGCCGCGCACCGACCCGCCCGCCGACGCCCGCCCGGCGGCCGTGCTGGTGCTCTTCGGCGAGGGCGTGTCCGGACCGGACGTGCTCTTGCTGCGCCGCGCCGACAGCCTGAACTCCCACCCCGGCCAGGTCGCGTTCCCGGGCGGCGCCCTCGACCCGGGCGACGACGGTCCGGTCGGCGCGGCGCTGCGGGAGGCCGCCGAGGAGGTCGGGGTCCTGTCCGGCGGCGTGCGGCCGGTCGCGGTGCTGCCGGAGCTGCACGTCGCGCACAGCGGCTTCCGGGTGACCCCGGTCCTGGCGCACTGGCGGACGCCGTCGCCGGTCGCACCGGTGGACCCGGCCGAGACCGCCGCGGTGGCGCGGGTGCCCGTCTCGTGGCTGACCGACTCGGCCAACCGCATCCGGGTCCGCTACGCCGAGCGGCAGCTCGGGCCGGCGTTCCTGGTCCCGGGGATGCTGGTGTGGGGCTTCACCGGCGGGCTGCTGGCCGGGGTGCTCGACCTGGCCGGCTGGGCGCGCGGCTGGAACCGCGACGACGTGCGTGAACTGGGGGCTGCCTGGAGGGCCGCGGAGGAGGCCGACGACGTGGGCTTCGGCACGCACTGAACCGGTGGCGGCACTCGCCGCCCGGGCGGATGCGAGGCTTGCGGGGGTGGTGCGGGCTGCCATGATCGGACAGCATCGCCTGCGGGAATGAGGTGAACGGGTGAACTGGGTCGATCTGCTCGTCGTGCTGCTGGCGCTGCTGGCCGCGGCGTCGGGTGCGCGCAGCGGGCTGATCACCGCCCTGTTCTCGTTTCTCGGTGTCATCGCCGGTGCGGTCGTCGGGCTCAAGCTCGCGCCGCTGCTGCTGGAGCGGCTGGACAGCCCGTCGGCCCGGATCGCCTTCGGCGTGGGCATCGTGGTGCTGCTGGTCGCCTTCGGCGAGACCTTCGGCATGTGGGCGGGCCGCGAGCTGCGCGACCGGATCACCTCGAGCAAGCTCACCGGCGTCGACAACGTGCTCGG of Saccharopolyspora erythraea contains these proteins:
- a CDS encoding TlpA family protein disulfide reductase produces the protein MSGRLREYRNEIRWTVVVVVLAVLGIVALWPRGAEQPAEPGGAPAPAQVAAQRGADPALRASAALEPCPSGPPTGPSGATGTCLADGTPADLAAMVGGRTTLVNVWATWCQPCRTELPALQEYSRQPGAVPVVGVQVQSDEDDGLALLRELGVRYPNVHDPDNRVRAALNVPAVLPMSYVVTASGEVRRVDPPVAFESADEVRAAVQRTAGGAG
- the nth gene encoding endonuclease III — translated: MPDQARNKPRDAAVKKAAKARSGETRLGLVRRARRMLRALAEAYPDAHCELDFNTPLELAVATILSAQCTDKRVNEVTPALFKRYPAAESYAGADRAELEEMIRSTGFYRNKAASLMGLGAQLVERHGGEVPARLDELVKLPGIGRKTANVILGNAFDVPGITVDTHFGRLVRRWRWTAEEDPVKVEHAIGELIPRKEWTMLSHYVIFHGRRVCHARKPACGACLLAADCPSYGDGPTDHLEAAKLVRGHEAPHLLALAGIVDEIPDRTVEKVAETEPHA
- a CDS encoding NUDIX hydrolase — protein: MTGPGVGPLVDPDDVPEWLRALVKRTADLDGGRLGWPRTDPPADARPAAVLVLFGEGVSGPDVLLLRRADSLNSHPGQVAFPGGALDPGDDGPVGAALREAAEEVGVLSGGVRPVAVLPELHVAHSGFRVTPVLAHWRTPSPVAPVDPAETAAVARVPVSWLTDSANRIRVRYAERQLGPAFLVPGMLVWGFTGGLLAGVLDLAGWARGWNRDDVRELGAAWRAAEEADDVGFGTH